Part of the Anopheles coluzzii chromosome 3, AcolN3, whole genome shotgun sequence genome is shown below.
aaatgcaATCAAAACCCTGTAACAGTGATCGTTTTATGAAATAATACTATGCAGGTACTTTATATTCGATTTCTTTGTATTGTTTCTTAATTATTGTTTGAAAATCGCAGTAATTGTTTACAAACCTTGATTTTAAGCAAGAAAAAGCTGTATAAAACCTCATTTGTTAATAGAAACTAAATCGCAACCTATAATTTGGCAATATAAATATACTAAAATTGTCtaattggttttgtttccccTCCTTCCAGGTAATGCCGGTTGCGATCGGCGTGGTGGTCGTAGTGGTCGGTGCCGCCATCGCCAACTACCTGCTGAACGGCAAGAAGGGCaaatcgtcctcctcctccgcctcCGCCAAGGGCAGCGCTGGGAAGGAACCGAAAACGCTGCTCGATCCGCAGGAGAAGTATATGCTGCCACTGATCGAGAAGGAGGAAATTTCGCACGATACGCGCCGGTTCCGGTTTGGGCTGCCGAGCGAAAAGCACATCCTCGGACTGCCGATCGGGCAGCACATTCATCTGTCCGCTACCATCAACGACGAGCTGGTGATTCGTGCGTACACGCCGGTTTCGTGCGATGATGACCACGGGTACGTCGATCTGGTGGTGAAGGTGTACAAGAAGAACGTCCACCCGAAGTTCCCGGACGGTGGCAAGATGTCGCAGTACCTGGAGGGCATGAGCATCGGCGACAAGATTGCGTTCCGCGGTCCGTCCGGCCGGCTGCAGTACCTCGGCAATGGGCGGTTCTCGATCAAGAAGCTGCGCAAGGATCCGGCCCAAATCTACGAAGCGACGCAAGTGGGCCTAATTGCGGGTAAGTTGCGGGTTGCGATTGTAAAGCCGGTGTGTGCGCTTATCAGTGAGTTTAGTGCGGGTACGGGTGTGAACGGGAGGTGCCGCTTTGTCGCTGATAAGATGGGCGTGTGGGAATCCAGTTAGAAAAAGGTGGTGGAATTTTGCACGATTTGCAACATACATGGAAGGGCATTGTTAAGCTGTGCCTATTGTTGGaagtagtgttgggtttcatgaatctttcgctGAAATTCGTTCATatgatgagtgattcgaatcttgAATCGACTCTTCAAAGATTCTTGAAACTCGAAAGATTCAagaatctccaaggattcatgatATTCCAAGGATTGATAAATATCCAAGGATTCTCCAAGGATGAATATccaaatattcatgaatctccaatGGTTCATGAATCTCCATTGGTTTATTAATccctaaaaataaaaaaaaaatcttcacagattcatgaatttaaaaaatccgtcaattcattaaaatttatatatctccagggattcatgaatctttacaGATGTATTATGAATCTTTACAGACGaatcgtgggttcaagcctcgaatggacagtctccccgtagcaaaacaaagtatccggctacgtggtactttCCAAAAATCCCGAAAacctgtataggctggcatgaccacgtaCGATGCTCTATGG
Proteins encoded:
- the LOC120955380 gene encoding NADH-cytochrome b5 reductase 3 isoform X1 — translated: MGLTVNQVMPVAIGVVVVVVGAAIANYLLNGKKGKSSSSSASAKGSAGKEPKTLLDPQEKYMLPLIEKEEISHDTRRFRFGLPSEKHILGLPIGQHIHLSATINDELVIRAYTPVSCDDDHGYVDLVVKVYKKNVHPKFPDGGKMSQYLEGMSIGDKIAFRGPSGRLQYLGNGRFSIKKLRKDPAQIYEATQVGLIAGGTGITPMLQLIREVLKHSDKDMTKLSLIFANQTEDDILLKPELDDLAARYPDQFKLWYTLDRPKPEWTQGKGFVTDEMIKERLFEPSSNSLVLMCGPPPMVNYACIPALEKLGYPTERTFAY
- the LOC120955380 gene encoding NADH-cytochrome b5 reductase 3 isoform X2, giving the protein MLDFDVMPVAIGVVVVVVGAAIANYLLNGKKGKSSSSSASAKGSAGKEPKTLLDPQEKYMLPLIEKEEISHDTRRFRFGLPSEKHILGLPIGQHIHLSATINDELVIRAYTPVSCDDDHGYVDLVVKVYKKNVHPKFPDGGKMSQYLEGMSIGDKIAFRGPSGRLQYLGNGRFSIKKLRKDPAQIYEATQVGLIAGGTGITPMLQLIREVLKHSDKDMTKLSLIFANQTEDDILLKPELDDLAARYPDQFKLWYTLDRPKPEWTQGKGFVTDEMIKERLFEPSSNSLVLMCGPPPMVNYACIPALEKLGYPTERTFAY